The Actinoplanes sp. N902-109 genomic interval GCGCGCCGTTTGTGCGGTCGAGCCCTGGGTACATCCCGACCAGTCGAGGGGAGGACGAGATGAACAACCGGACCATGATCCGATTGACGGAGACGGGCCATCGGGCCGCCGCGCCGGGCCGCATGCTCGGTGTGCGCGTCACCGATCGCGACGGCAACGCCCTCGGCACGGTTGACGACTTGCTCGTCGATGCGGACGCCCGGCGGTTCAGGTTGATCAGTGTCGAGCACGGCGGGGTGGTCGGCTTCGGCGCGACCCCGTCGTTCATCCCGGTCGAGGCGGTCGACGCGATGAGCCGGCACGAGATCCGGGTGGGGCACTCCAGCGCGCAGGTCGCCGACGCGCCGCTCTACGACGCGAGCATGATGGGCGCGGGCGAGTTCTGCGAGAGCTT includes:
- a CDS encoding PRC-barrel domain-containing protein, whose translation is MIRLTETGHRAAAPGRMLGVRVTDRDGNALGTVDDLLVDADARRFRLISVEHGGVVGFGATPSFIPVEAVDAMSRHEIRVGHSSAQVADAPLYDASMMGAGEFCESLYGYYGLRPAA